The sequence CATCTAACGCCAGTCTTGGCGGCAAGCTCCATACGCCTTTTGGATAATTCTTCGTGTCTTTGGTATTGGCATTTATCTCTGACTTAGCAATGAGTGTAAAACCTACCTTTTCGGCTAACGCTATGACTTCAGCCTCGTCCATATAGCCTGTTTTTGCATCCATACCAGGATTGGCTCTATGCTCAACCACACCAAATGTGCCACCGGGTTTAAGGACTTTAAAGGCAGATTCAAACACAGGTTGTAAGTGCCCTTTCATTGCCCAGTTATGCAAGTTTCTGAAAGTCAGTACCGTATCCACGCTATTCTCATCACCCAATGAATAAAACTTTGGCGGTTCAAACGTCACCGTAGTCGCCTGGCCTAAGGTGCTGCTATTGTCTTTGAGCCAAGCTTCAAACTTCTTACCCGACTTAACACGATAGCCTTGCTTCTTTTTCTCATCTACAGGCTTAGTATTAAAGTTACCTGCCACATATTGCCCCTCAGCAGCCAGATAGGGGGCGAGTATTTCAGCATACCAACCTCCTCCAGGCCAAAGTTCAATGACAGTATCAGTGGGTTTTATCTCAAAAAACTTAAGTGTTTCGACCGGATGGCGATAATTGTCGCGGCTAACATTCTTCTCTTGTCTGAAATCACTGCTCACGACTTGCTGTAATGATGTAGCTTCATGTCCTGTAGAGTGTGCACTGGCTCCGGTGCTGACAACCGCAGTCAAGACTACACTGGCCAAAAGCGTTATATTTTTCATTTTTGCTTCCTTGTAGATAAAAATTCGATATCCAAGCTAGCAGCAGACACGTCAAAAACCAAGTAGGTTTACGTCAAGTTCTACGAGTTGCGGCTTGAAAATGGTGAGAAAATGTTACAGGAGCAGATCTAGGGAAGACATTATCTGTTTAGACGCTTTTCGATGCAGCCCGATCCACCCGTCGCCAGCATAGGAAAATCATCGCGGCGCTGATAGCCAGCCACAGAAATACCCATATCCAGGCAGGGATCCAAGTGGCACCGGCCAACATGGCGGCATCACCTTTTCCATTAAGGCCAAGCAAAACAGTGGGACTGGCCAGAGCATTTAACATTATCATTAACGCCATGATCCTAAGACCACTACCCATAAAGCGGTTTTTATTTAATTTCAGTGGCAACAGGAAGAGTACGGCTAAACACGCTAAAATCCCAATAGTCAAAAGATCCCGCCCCCACAACAAGGTTGTCAATACGACCGCGCCGCCCAGTAGCGCGAAACTCACCCTTATCCCCTTAGGCCAAGTGGCAAGAATAAAGATTAAATACCCCCACAGCGCTGCACCGAAATAACCGCTGAAACCTATGGCAACTGGCCAGCCGCCTTGGCTGAAGCACAAGCCGGCACCATTAGGAAATAACTGAATATGGCTCACTGCACCACCGGTCAACAACGTCGCCAGACCATGGGACAATTCATGAAAATAGCTTTCGAGCCATTTAAAAGGGACACTAATAAAAGGTAAGCGTGTGATGAGTAAAGCGGTTAAGAGTTCGACTAAGAATCGCCCTCGGCTCGGCGCACCAGTATGCGGCACACTTGTCTGTGTCTCAAGGGTACTCGACTGATTAAGCATAGGTATCTATCCCAACCATCTGCTGAATAGCTTCTCTCTCAGCCGCATGTTGATTGGTCAGGTATTGAGCAACGGCACCTTCACTGGTTTGGGTCTGTTGTTCATATTGCAGTTTGGCACCTAAACGAGAAGCCAAGGGGTCTGGTATCGGAGATTGAATATCGACAGCCATCGCTTGCTTACTCGATGACTCATCTGAGTCGTTCTCTCTCACCTCCTCTCTTTGGGCTAAACCTTGAACCTTGTCAGACTGCTGGACGCGAGAAGAGCTCTCGACTCGATTGCCAGTGTTCAGTTTTATGGCATCTAGAGATGCCGGCGCGATACTAGATGCCCCGGACTTGAGTACGTTAGAATGATTGGTTTGGATCTGCATTATATCGACTCCTTTCCTTGGCTACGCGCCGTAACTATTACCACCAGCTAATGACCCATAATCTTAAGCTTATCTTATATCGCGATAGGCCTTATTCACGTCCCGGTAATTTTTTCCAAGTTACCGTATCACGAACATATACAGGGGC is a genomic window of Shewanella psychrophila containing:
- a CDS encoding class I SAM-dependent methyltransferase, coding for MKNITLLASVVLTAVVSTGASAHSTGHEATSLQQVVSSDFRQEKNVSRDNYRHPVETLKFFEIKPTDTVIELWPGGGWYAEILAPYLAAEGQYVAGNFNTKPVDEKKKQGYRVKSGKKFEAWLKDNSSTLGQATTVTFEPPKFYSLGDENSVDTVLTFRNLHNWAMKGHLQPVFESAFKVLKPGGTFGVVEHRANPGMDAKTGYMDEAEVIALAEKVGFTLIAKSEINANTKDTKNYPKGVWSLPPRLALDDLDKEKYLAIGESDRMTLKFSKNKQ
- a CDS encoding M50 family metallopeptidase; its protein translation is MLNQSSTLETQTSVPHTGAPSRGRFLVELLTALLITRLPFISVPFKWLESYFHELSHGLATLLTGGAVSHIQLFPNGAGLCFSQGGWPVAIGFSGYFGAALWGYLIFILATWPKGIRVSFALLGGAVVLTTLLWGRDLLTIGILACLAVLFLLPLKLNKNRFMGSGLRIMALMIMLNALASPTVLLGLNGKGDAAMLAGATWIPAWIWVFLWLAISAAMIFLCWRRVDRAASKSV